The Chryseobacterium sp. JV274 sequence AATAAATATTCTGATCTAAATTCATAATTTTCTTTCGCTGTTAAAAATATTAATCAATAGACATCGGGCTTAGAAACAATTCGGTTGAAAAACTGAAACGTTCTCCTGTTTCCTCCATTTTTGCATTGATGGCAATTCTTACTTTCTTTTTAATTTCGGTGTGTTCTTTAGTATCGTAGCTGTGCTCTACAAATTGTATATGGGCATCGATCTGCGGGCTTACAATTCTTGGTTCATATTCCTGGATTTGTCTTCTTAAGCTTTTCACAAAAACGTTTTCCCAGATGGCGCTTGTTACTCCGTTATCGAATTCAAGATTCCAAACATCGTTTCCATAGTTTTCATCATATCTGTTCTCCCCTTTTTTGGTGGTGATCAGCAGCATAATATTGTGAGCAATACTTTCTCCCATATCGCAGGTATCGATACTTCCGCCTTCGGTCATTAAAGTAGACGGTACGAAAGGCATTCTGTAATTTGGTGTATCCATAACTTATAGTTTTTACTTCATGGTTCCGCTTATTTAAAAACGGAATACCAAAGTACGCATTTTCACCAAATAATTGTTACAATACATTAAAATATTATTCAAAAGAAGGGCCTTCAAACTGAATTGAAAGCCCTTAATCTATAATATATTTATTTTATTTAAGCATCCGCCTTTTTTCGATTGATAAAATAATATACCGGAAGTCCCAGCAATACCAATACAAAGCCCGGCCACGTATATTGCTGTTTGTAAATTAACAGTAAAATACAGAAACATGTTCCTATGATAAGGTAAATAACAGGGGTCACCGGATAAAGCCATGTTTTATAAGGTCTTTCCAAGTCTGGCTGTTTCATTCTTAAGTAAATAACTCCAAAAACCGTAATCATATAGAACAGAACAATCACGAAAGAGATCATATCCAATAAATTCCCGTACTGTCCGCTCAGACACAAAATAGAAGCCCAGACTCCCTGCATCCATAAAGCATTTTCCGGAACTTCATTTTTATTATTTCTTACCGCTGACTTAAAAAACATTCCGTCTTTTGCCATGGTCTGAAAAACTCTCGCTCCTGCCAGAATCAATCCGTTATTACATCCAAATGTAGAGATCATTACCAATAAAGCAATGATGATAGTTCCTGCACTTCCAAAAATATTCTGTGAAGCCGCTACCGCCACCCTGTCGTTGGCCGCAAATGCAATTCCGTCTCTGTCTAATGCATTTAAGTATACATAGTTTACTGCAATATAAAGAATCATTACAGCAGAAGTCCCATAAATCATCGACTTTACAACGTTCTTTTTAGGGTTTTCAATCTCACCGGAAACAAAAGTTACACTTTCCCAGGCAACAGAGCTGAAAACAGAACCTACCATTGCGGCGGCAATTCCTCCCAGCAAAGTCATTCCTCCAATTGGTTCCCAGCCTTCTTTAATGAAATTACCACTCAAATCTTTTTTAAGATTACTAAAAGAATCTGTTCCCCAGCTGAAGTTTTCTGATAGGTGAGAAATATCTACCAATATAAAACCGGCAGCTATCAAGCCCAATAATGCAATGATTTTGGAACCTGTAAAGATGTTCTGAAGGATTTTACCACTCTCTACCCCTCTGGTATTGATATAAGTAAGCAAAACAATAACTGCAATCGCCAGAATCTGTATCCAGGTGATTTTGAATTCACCACTTTGAAAAATTGGGGCAGCATCATTAAGTGAAGGGATCAGATAGGCTGTAAATTTACCAAAAGCCATTGCTACGGCAGCAATCGTTCCGGTTTGTATTACGGTAAACAATCCCCAGCCATAAAGAAATCCCATCCTTTTACCGAAAATCTCTTTCAGGTAGGTATATTGTCCGCCGGCTTTCGGAAACAGTGCAGAAAGCTCTCCATAGCTTATTGCCGCTGCCACGGTCATCACTCCTGTGATAACCCATACCACAATCAGCCAAAAACCTGATCCCAGGTTTCGCGTCATATCAGCACTTACAATAAAGATCCCGCTTCCAATCATAGAACCCATCACCAGCATAATGGCGTCCCATAGTTTCAGTTTTTTTTGCATAGTCAAGTATAGGGGTCAAATATAATCAAATCTGTCTTTCATTTTGAATTTTATTGAAAAATCCTTGAAACAGTTGTTTTTTATCATTTTTAAATCGGTTATGATTCAATATTAATTAGTATTTTTGGGAAAAATATTAAAAATGAAATTTAAAGCTATATTATTTGCAGCCGCTGTAAGTGTTTCTACTTTAGCATTTGCACAGGAATCCGGTCCACCGGCAGGAAAAGCTTTGGTAGGTGATACTTATGGAGGCCAGGTAACTTCATCTGCCGAATCTAAAGCAATCACAGTAGATAATCTGAATAAACAGCTTAAAAAAGACAACAAAAAAGTTGAAAATGTAGCTGTTAAGGGAAAAGTAACTGATGTTTGTGATAAAAAAG is a genomic window containing:
- a CDS encoding APC family permease, which codes for MQKKLKLWDAIMLVMGSMIGSGIFIVSADMTRNLGSGFWLIVVWVITGVMTVAAAISYGELSALFPKAGGQYTYLKEIFGKRMGFLYGWGLFTVIQTGTIAAVAMAFGKFTAYLIPSLNDAAPIFQSGEFKITWIQILAIAVIVLLTYINTRGVESGKILQNIFTGSKIIALLGLIAAGFILVDISHLSENFSWGTDSFSNLKKDLSGNFIKEGWEPIGGMTLLGGIAAAMVGSVFSSVAWESVTFVSGEIENPKKNVVKSMIYGTSAVMILYIAVNYVYLNALDRDGIAFAANDRVAVAASQNIFGSAGTIIIALLVMISTFGCNNGLILAGARVFQTMAKDGMFFKSAVRNNKNEVPENALWMQGVWASILCLSGQYGNLLDMISFVIVLFYMITVFGVIYLRMKQPDLERPYKTWLYPVTPVIYLIIGTCFCILLLIYKQQYTWPGFVLVLLGLPVYYFINRKKADA
- a CDS encoding GPW/gp25 family protein, with protein sequence MDTPNYRMPFVPSTLMTEGGSIDTCDMGESIAHNIMLLITTKKGENRYDENYGNDVWNLEFDNGVTSAIWENVFVKSLRRQIQEYEPRIVSPQIDAHIQFVEHSYDTKEHTEIKKKVRIAINAKMEETGERFSFSTELFLSPMSID